In a genomic window of Lacrimispora sp. BS-2:
- a CDS encoding isoprenyl transferase, translating into MDKMNGNMVIPEHVAIILDGNGRWAKKRGLPRSVGHKEGCVTVERTVEDAARLGIKYLTVYGFSTENWKRTSDEVGALMQLFRYYMVRLLKVAKANNVRVKMIGDRKRFDQDIVEGIGKLVEETKGNTGLTFIIAVNYGGRDEIVRAVREIMKDSAEGKLLPENMTEEVFSSYLDTEGIPDPDLLIRTSGELRLSNYLLWQLAYTELYVTDCFWPDFNMEEMKKAIAAYNSRERRFGGVK; encoded by the coding sequence ATGGATAAAATGAACGGGAACATGGTGATTCCGGAGCATGTGGCAATTATATTGGATGGCAATGGCAGATGGGCAAAAAAACGGGGGCTTCCAAGAAGCGTGGGCCACAAAGAAGGATGCGTGACTGTAGAAAGAACGGTGGAGGACGCAGCAAGGCTTGGAATTAAGTATCTGACGGTTTACGGTTTTTCAACGGAAAACTGGAAACGCACTTCAGATGAAGTGGGAGCCTTAATGCAGCTGTTCCGCTATTATATGGTCAGGCTTTTAAAAGTCGCCAAGGCCAATAATGTGCGTGTAAAGATGATCGGTGACAGGAAACGGTTTGACCAGGATATTGTAGAGGGAATCGGTAAACTGGTGGAAGAGACGAAAGGCAATACAGGCCTTACCTTTATCATTGCGGTCAATTACGGCGGCCGTGATGAAATTGTCCGGGCTGTCAGGGAGATCATGAAGGATTCGGCGGAAGGTAAGCTTTTGCCGGAGAATATGACGGAAGAAGTTTTTTCTTCTTATCTGGACACAGAGGGAATTCCGGACCCGGACCTTCTCATACGCACCAGCGGGGAGCTGCGGCTTTCCAACTACCTGCTGTGGCAGCTGGCCTATACGGAACTCTATGTCACGGATTGCTTTTGGCCTGATTTTAATATGGAAGAGATGAAAAAGGCAATTGCAGCGTACAATAGTAGGGAACGAAGATTTGGGGGAGTGAAGTGA
- the frr gene encoding ribosome recycling factor translates to MQESLQVYEDKMNKTLKALENEYMTIRAGRANPHVLDKIKVDYYGTPTPIQQVGNISIPEARMIVIQPWEKSLLKAIEKAILTSELGINPTNDGNVIRLVFPELTEERRKDLVKDVKKKGEAAKIAIRNIRRDANDLFKKQLKADEISEDEQAEAEDKIQKLTDKMIAQVDKMIEEKSKDLLTV, encoded by the coding sequence ATGCAGGAGAGTTTACAGGTTTACGAAGACAAGATGAACAAGACATTAAAAGCGCTGGAGAATGAATACATGACAATCCGCGCAGGACGTGCCAACCCCCATGTACTGGATAAAATAAAAGTGGATTATTATGGAACGCCAACCCCCATCCAGCAGGTCGGCAATATTTCCATTCCGGAAGCCCGGATGATCGTGATCCAGCCATGGGAGAAGAGCCTGTTAAAGGCAATTGAAAAAGCAATTCTCACCTCTGAACTTGGAATTAACCCGACTAATGACGGCAATGTAATCCGTCTTGTATTTCCGGAACTCACTGAGGAACGCAGAAAAGATCTGGTAAAGGATGTAAAGAAAAAGGGAGAGGCAGCAAAGATTGCTATCCGTAACATCCGCCGGGATGCCAATGACTTGTTTAAAAAGCAGTTAAAGGCAGATGAAATTTCAGAAGATGAACAGGCAGAGGCTGAAGATAAAATTCAGAAGCTGACAGACAAGATGATCGCCCAGGTAGACAAAATGATTGAAGAAAAGTCAAAGGATCTTCTTACTGTATAA
- the pyrH gene encoding UMP kinase: MNPRRVLLKLSGEALAGANKTGFDEATVKEVARQVKISVEAGVEVGIVIGGGNFWRGRTSDAIDRPKADQIGILATIMNCIYVSEIFRNAGMGTQILTPFECGSMTELFSKDRANMYFAEGKVVFFAGGTGHPYFSTDTGIALRAIEMDADCILLAKAIDGVYDSDPKTNPNAVKYDKISIQEVIEKQLGVIDLTASIMCMENKMPLAVFSLNEKDSIANAMQGKINGTIVTA; the protein is encoded by the coding sequence ATGAATCCAAGACGTGTATTATTAAAACTCAGTGGCGAAGCTCTTGCTGGTGCGAATAAGACGGGCTTTGACGAAGCTACTGTTAAAGAGGTTGCACGGCAGGTTAAAATATCCGTGGAGGCAGGTGTCGAAGTTGGCATTGTTATTGGCGGAGGTAACTTCTGGAGAGGCAGAACCAGCGATGCCATTGACCGTCCAAAGGCGGATCAGATCGGCATACTTGCTACAATAATGAATTGCATTTATGTTTCCGAGATTTTTCGTAATGCCGGGATGGGTACTCAGATACTGACCCCGTTTGAATGTGGTTCCATGACAGAGCTTTTTTCTAAGGACAGGGCTAACATGTATTTTGCAGAAGGCAAAGTTGTATTTTTTGCCGGAGGAACAGGTCATCCTTATTTTTCAACCGATACAGGCATTGCGCTTCGCGCCATTGAAATGGATGCGGATTGCATTTTACTGGCAAAGGCCATTGACGGCGTATATGACAGCGATCCGAAGACAAATCCCAATGCTGTTAAATATGATAAGATCTCCATTCAGGAGGTCATTGAAAAGCAGCTTGGTGTCATTGATTTAACAGCTTCCATCATGTGTATGGAAAATAAGATGCCCCTTGCTGTATTCAGCTTAAATGAAAAAGATAGCATTGCCAATGCAATGCAAGGAAAAATAAACGGTACCATAGTGACCGCATAA